A DNA window from Rhodococcus sp. Z13 contains the following coding sequences:
- a CDS encoding DUF3566 domain-containing protein produces MSTPQGPNGADRGQPGPKPEDRNESEVKSEAGGPAEPAQSERPAAPAEPAGSQAPSGTSGSQGTPASTPSAPATGSQPTVRQPQAAPDAKPAETRNGRATAPEQPAANPQSRPAPAPRTGGPTPPWQRGAAQSGSPSAAQSGSPKAAQAGSPQNAPQTNVPGVGGTSAKGDDNSRPQRPVAGAAKPAAAQGPAGGATPPTRPVVTGTAAPGAARGAAARPAAPSKSAIIDGPTRHIERKDLAKDLPDLSAVKHPLPSSAPATGEIPQVSAAAAAVPTVVPGQTEPLRATVQVRRIDPWSMLKISAVISVSLFFVWMIAVGLLYGVLAGMGVWDRLNSAFTDIVTDSGSGGLVSAGQVFGYATVIGIANSVLLTALATLGAFIYNLCTDLVGGVQVTLADPD; encoded by the coding sequence GTGAGCACTCCCCAGGGACCGAACGGAGCCGACCGCGGGCAACCGGGTCCGAAGCCGGAGGACCGCAACGAGAGCGAGGTGAAGTCCGAGGCAGGGGGACCGGCCGAGCCGGCGCAGTCGGAGCGTCCCGCGGCGCCTGCGGAACCCGCAGGGTCGCAGGCCCCGTCGGGAACGTCCGGGTCCCAGGGGACGCCCGCCTCGACCCCGTCCGCCCCGGCGACCGGATCGCAGCCGACCGTTCGGCAGCCGCAGGCCGCCCCGGACGCGAAGCCCGCCGAGACCCGGAACGGCCGCGCCACCGCACCGGAGCAGCCCGCGGCGAACCCGCAGTCGCGTCCGGCCCCGGCGCCGCGCACCGGTGGCCCCACGCCGCCCTGGCAGCGGGGTGCCGCGCAGTCCGGTTCGCCGTCGGCCGCGCAGTCCGGTTCGCCGAAGGCCGCGCAGGCCGGTTCGCCGCAGAATGCGCCGCAGACGAACGTTCCGGGCGTCGGTGGTACCTCGGCCAAGGGTGACGACAACAGCCGCCCACAGCGCCCCGTAGCGGGCGCTGCGAAGCCGGCTGCCGCCCAGGGCCCGGCCGGGGGAGCTACCCCGCCGACCCGTCCCGTGGTGACCGGCACGGCGGCTCCGGGAGCGGCGCGCGGTGCGGCCGCCCGTCCGGCGGCGCCGTCGAAGTCCGCGATCATCGACGGACCCACCCGGCATATCGAACGCAAGGATCTCGCGAAGGATCTGCCGGACCTGTCGGCGGTGAAGCATCCGCTGCCGTCGTCGGCGCCGGCCACGGGGGAGATCCCGCAGGTGAGCGCGGCCGCCGCGGCGGTGCCCACGGTGGTGCCGGGTCAGACCGAACCGCTGCGGGCGACCGTGCAGGTCCGTCGCATCGACCCGTGGTCGATGCTGAAGATCTCCGCGGTCATCTCCGTGTCGCTGTTCTTCGTGTGGATGATCGCCGTGGGCCTGCTCTACGGCGTGCTGGCTGGCATGGGCGTGTGGGATCGCCTCAACAGTGCCTTCACCGACATCGTCACCGACTCCGGCAGCGGCGGACTCGTATCCGCCGGGCAGGTGTTCGGCTACGCGACCGTCATCGGGATCGCCAACTCGGTGTTGCTGACGGCGCTCGCGACCCTCGGTGCGTTCATCTACAACCTGTGCACGGATCTGGTGGGTGGCGTTCAGGTGACTCTCGCCGACCCCGATTGA